One window of Dysidea avara chromosome 11, odDysAvar1.4, whole genome shotgun sequence genomic DNA carries:
- the LOC136239372 gene encoding E3 SUMO-protein ligase ZBED1-like — MAELVNKTGTKSVAWDYFGLEKGADGRVVDDGSAVCRLCRKRVLAKHGNTSNLFSHLKNNHSIVYKEAMDAVKAKEDSTERRARCVPPVNQPTYQEAMVRSQPYDRKGKKWKELSDSITYFIAKDCLPINTVEGAGFRKMVKTFDSRYDIPSRNHISRIALPSLHATVKQQVKQEISSISHFSSTTDMWSSVGMVPYISYTIHYINDEWQLCNKCLQTQYLPEDHTGANLAEAMKAALETWSLDVVNQICITTDNGSNIISAARILDWLRLPCFGHNLHLAVTKSVQDDSRCSRALGVCRKIVSSFSMSWKRKRELTKAQINMDVKQHSLVADCPTRWGSMSKMVSRILEQKEPIRLVLSSDRTTSHLVPTWQDLDVLESIDSAVSPLSGLTDILSGEQYATVSAVIPMLYLLESDLLKEGAEDTALTRDIKHRIVDDIKGRYSRLNDTVNEILQVATFLDPRFKVKYFEHVQEVELMSIKQKVTDDALEVCHELQEVQQNSSRAESSRTQEVAHSSLQPSAPKKKRNLGTLFKDFEFRIREQEQEHASPVNQEEQHRQIVMKEIDGYLSGHRLDFEEDPLMWWKRQQFNFPVLAKLAQKYLCVCATSSASERLFSTAGNVVSPFRATMKPDKVDMLVFLSKNL; from the exons ATGGCAGAACTTGTTAATAAAACCGGAACGAAGAGTGTAGCATGGGATTATTTCGGTTTAGAGAAAGGTGCTGATGGGAGAGTGGTTGACGATGGAAGTGCCGTTTGTCGTCTTTGTCGTAAACGCGTGTTGGCTAAACATGGAAACACCTCGAATTTGTTTTCACATTTAAAGAATAATCACTCAATAGTGTACAAAGAGGCTATGGACGCAGTGAAAGCTAAGGAGGACTCCACTGAACGACGAGCAAGATGCGTTCCACCGGTTAATCAACCTACTTATCAAGAAGCGATGGTCCGCTCACAGCCATACGATCGGAAGGGAAAGAAATGGAAGGAACTAAGCGATTCTATTACTTATTTCATAGCCAAAGACTGCTTACCTATTAATACCGTCGAAGGTGCTGGCTTTAGAAAAATGGTTAAAACTTTTGATTCACGCTACGACATTCCAAGTCGCAATCATATTTCAAGAATAGCTTTACCAAGCCTCCATGCCACCGTGAAGCAGCAAGTTAAGCAAGAAATTAGCTCGATAAGCCATTTTTCATCAACAACAGATATGTGGTCAAGTGTGGGGATGGTACCTTATATCAGTTACACCATACACTACATTAATGATGAATGGCAGCTGTGTAATAAGTGCTTACAGACCCAATACTTACCTGAGGATCACACAGGAGCTAATTTGGCAGAAGCAATGAAAGCAGCATTGGAGACTTGGAGCTTGGATGTTGTTAACCAAATTTGCATTACAACAGACAATGGTAGCAACATCATTTCTGCTGCGAGGATCTTGGACTGGCTAAGGCTTCCCTGTTTTGGCCACAACTTACACCTTGCTGTCACTAAATCTGTGCAAGATGACAGTCGATGCAGTCGGGCACTTGGTGTGTGTAGGAAAATTGTCAGTTCTTTTTCAATGAGCTGGAAGAGGAAAAGGGAACTGACAAAAGCTCAGATTAACATGGATGTCAAGCAGCATTCCTTAGTTGCA GACTGCCCTACCAGGTGGGGTTCAATGTCAAAAATGGTATCAAGAATTTTGGAACAGAAGGAGCCTATCAGATTAGTGCTGAGCAGTGACCGCACTACTAGCCATCTGGTACCTACTTGGCAGGACCTTGATGTTCTGGAATCAATTGATAGTGCAGTCTCACCACTGTCTGGCTTGACAGACATCTTATCAGGGGAGCAGTATGCTACAGTGTCAGCTGTCATCCCAATGCTGTATTTGTTGGAAAGTGACTTGCTGAAGGAAGGTGCTGAAGATACAGCATTAACTAGGGATATCAAGCATCGTATTGTTGATGACATCAAAGGCCGCTATAGCAGATTAAATGACACCGTGAATGAAATTCTTCAAGTAGCTACATTCTTAGATCCTCGCTTCAAGGTAAAATACTTTGAACATGTGCAAGAAGTTGAGTTGATGTCCATTAAGCAGAAAGTGACTGATGATGCTTTAGAAGTTTGCCACGAACTACAAGAAGTACAGCAGAATAGTTCTAGAGCAGAATCATCTAGAACACAAGAAGTTGCACACTCTTCTCTCCAGCCATCAGCCCCAAAGAAGAAACGTAACCTTGGAACTTTGTTCAAGGACTTTGAGTTTAGGATTAGAGAACAAGAACAAGAGCATGCTTCCCCTGTCAATCAAGAGGAGCAGCATAGACAGATTGTGATGAAGGAAATAGATGGATATCTGTCAGGACACAGGCTAGATTTTGAAGAGGATCCACTGATGTGGTGGAAAAGGCAGCAGTTTAACTTTCCAGTACTTGCAAAGCTTGCACAAAagtatttgtgtgtttgtgCCACCAGTTCGGCATCAGAGAGGCTGTTTAGCACAGCAGGAAATGTTGTCTCACCGTTCAGAGCTACTATGAAACCTGACAAGGTTGATATGCTAGTCTTTTTATCAAAAAACTTGTAA
- the LOC136239246 gene encoding uncharacterized protein: protein MNNAERKFNVVVYGIPECPQKTNRQLRTKQDLENVIDAMSKADNEIESNDIKDLYRLGKYDHKSQRPRPLLIKFLRSNVALDILSSKNKLEAPIYIKPDLTPFECQKERLLLKERRSLIDNGTERRNIKMRNDSLYVNNKLHCKVSTDGTESHLTETIQNSEMFPNNFHTYRKDRNNYGGGVFVSVKNTVHSSQIDTDSPIEIVWTYVHVGKNNDVIVGSFYCPPHSTDTVLEDLQSSVNAIKQKYPRIRVILGGDFNCPGIDWEHGTLTESYVPCHFREKLITLAEDTQMSQLVTFPTRRNNTLDLCFTTHPDSVLSCEPIPGFSDHDAVILSVQTPTRMIKQHPRTIYLYKSADWDTIREKLSELSHIYFELNNSTPQNLDENWMFFAQNLQQVIKDHTPTKLLSTRTHLPWMSTTLKRLIRKKQRVYNRARHHHRENDWLEYKSLQKEVDHKLKHQHKSYVTNLISASNNKKPLWHYLKTRKQGNCGISTLKDPQSSHTLTDPFDKANILNQHFKSVFTIEDTSTIPDKGPSLFPSLPMFEITEQGVYNLLSNCDSSKSPGPDSIHPYVLKTTATKISPILTHIFKQSLESGTVPSE from the exons ATGAACAATGCTGAGAGAAAATTCAATGTTGTAGTGTATGGCATTCCTGAATGCCCTCAGAAAACCAATCGCCAACTCCGCACAAAGCAAGACTTGGAAAATGTAATTGATGCTATGTCCAAAGCTGACAATGAAATTGAGTCAAATGATATAAAAGACCTCTATCGTCTTGGAAAATACGATCACAAAAGCCAGCGTCCAAGACCCTTACTTATCAAATTCCTTCGTTCCAATGTGGCACTTGACATTTTAAGCTCAAAGAACAAACTAGAAGCTCCTATATACATAAAACCAGACCTGACTCCATTTGAATGCCAAAAAGAACGCCTACTACTCAAAGAAAgaagatctttaattgataatgGCACTGAGCGAAGAAATATTAAAATGAGAAATGATTCCCTGTATGTAAACAACAAGCTCCACTGCAAAGTAAGCACAGATG GAACAGAGTCGCACCTTACTGAAACTATTCAAAATTCAGAAATGTTTCCAAACAACTTTCATACTTACAGGAAAGACAGAAACAACTATGGTGGCGGTGTATTTGTTTCAGTCAAGAACACTGTTCACTCCTCACAAATAGACACTGACTCACCTATTGAAATTGTGTGGACGTATGTTCATGTTGGCAAGAACAATGATGTAATCGTTGGTTCTTTTTATTGTCCTCCCCACTCAACCGACACAGTACTTGAGGACTTGCAATCCTCTGTAAATGCAATCAAGCAGAAATACCCTCGTATCCGAGTCATTCTTGGTGGTGACTTCAACTGCCCAGGCATTGACTGGGAACACGGTACTTTAACAGAGTCATATGTGCCATGTCACTTTCGTGAAAAACTCATTACTTTAGCTGAAGACACCCAGATGTCTCAACTAGTCACTTTTCCAACTAGACGTAACAATACATTAGATTTATGCTTCACCACTCACCCAGATTCTGTGTTATCTTGCGAGCCAATTCCTGGTTTTAgtgatcatgatgcagtcaTATTATCTGTCCAAACTCCAACACGTATGATTAAACAACATCCCCGAACCATCTACCTCTACAAGTCAGCTGACTGGGATACAATCAGAGAAAAACTGTCAGAACTATCACATATTTACTTTGAGTTAAATAACTCTACACCTCAAAACCTAGATGAAAATTGGATGTTCTTTGCACAAAACCTACAACAAGTCATTAAGGATCATACTCCTACCAAATTATTAAGCACAAGGACTCATTTACCATGGATGTCTACTACCTTAAAGCGATTAATACGAAAAAAGCAAAGAGTATACAACCGAGCCCGGCACCACCATCGTGAAAACGATTGGTTAGAATATAAATCATTACAGAAAGAGGTGGATCATAAACTTAAACATCAACACAAATCTTATGTAACAAACCTGATTTCAGCATCCAATAATAAAAAGCCATTGTGGCATTACTTAAAAACTCGAAAACAAGGAAACTGTGGCATTAGCACTTTAAAAGATCCACAAAGTAGCCATACCTTGACAGATCCATTCGATAAAGCCAACATCTTAAACCAACATTTTAAATCTGTATTTACAATTGAGGATACCTCCACCATCCCTGATAAAGGTCCATCTCTATTTCCATCTTTGCCAATGTTTGAGATTACTGAACAAGGAGTCTACAACTTATTATCCAACTGTGATTCATCCAAATCTCCTGGACCAGATTCCATTCATCCATACGTACTGAAAACTACAGCAACCAAAATCTCTCCTATATTAACTCACATCTTTAAACAATCATTGGAGTCTGGTACTGTTCCATCGGAATGA
- the LOC136237541 gene encoding myosin-M heavy chain-like — MADNPSLDEVARSRMGMVSARVKEYSSKPIIPPRKPKQSNYSPNTETVQNGSPPVDQSSTDMTSSGPKLRVVEKKNKFRHSTPISPGEAPPSKEPNTNGTESKVGPTVTVVSPELTQSGTLQKAVCVTHEQKFETVTEISLKDVSLHITNSNQSSPALVRRALSPSSPECLDSSFDEMTSDEDEAADREMGVQVPLPSPKPEEGVKQKSSRAASGRRERSSLLLKEQISLSPGQKRKHIESLSESFKPGSPTVTRSQTFNEKSPRQKEKLQKHSGTVKHRSSVVSTGSDSVSNQSLGSFVFVDNSTEQTYSRMRVMTELELTIATCNDLPRAISTLPNDKRHHVIQEIYSSEWTYVNGLEILVQVFRTPLKSVLNARELDSIFANVEDLLLFNLGLLSKLHERLSEWDEKSTIGDIFISKFTHQHKTMYTVYCNNYDNAEQVLLKLMKRRKDFETAVNSCLSNPRVMKGLRTDSFLITPVQRITKYKLLIEDLIKSTPSDHEDYVCLVGALHTLTELAEYMNAQRLEVETVQKVESLRKKLVGIMDISKNRVIIKEGTICLQSIRKPYKCILFNDLLVFALSRDRESRQIVELQLPLEAVWVDDLKDLDPQGSHEDAIEIFTPDRPYRLYTGSKNDKKLWLTALKETIYNLLLKQEKCAESAVKDITHRNATFVYATSNAYMGDFCDGRRHGYGEMFWPNKTVYKGYWEDDERSGKGELTYNTGEVYNGGWRDDKQNGIGTIRYNNEDEYRGSWYDGIKHGLGDIFYSNKDRFQGTFKTGQIHGRGKLTCANGLTYDGEWHNSQRSGKGKLSLVTGDVYEGDFFNNLIHGNGMMKYANGDEYDGQWVAGLRKGKGKLVKKNGEVYEGLWENDMRTGMGTAAYPNKDVYEGLWLNGLRHGQGRMTFTNGDVYTGKFDHNVISGEGEMRYKDGGRYNGAWKNGKHHGYGVKVYFDKATYNGEWRHGLRSGEGEHIACDGTSYSGHWQYDKPHGRGKLITPCDEYSYDGEWVHGLREGKGYEVTRCGVHEGDWRSNSKHGSGTERSLVGTVFEGRWLYNQKSSRGVRKMVHGEQQDQVWSNGNLLSDSIGMVCVELPQLPRIDN; from the exons ATGGCTGACAACCCTTCACTGGATGAGGTAGCCCGTTCACGTATGGGCATGGTTAGTGCAAGGGTGAAGGAATACTCCTCTAAGCCGATCATCCCTCCAAGAAAACCGAAACAAAGCAATTACTCTCCTAACACTGAAACTGTTCAAAATGGTTCTCCACCTGTAGACCAATCTTCAACTGATATGACTTCTTCTGGGCCCAAACTAAGAGTGGTCGAAAAGAAAAACAAATTTCGCCATTCTACACCCATCTCTCCTGGTGAGGCACCCCCATCTAAAGAACCTAATACAAATGGCACTGAATCAAAAGTTGGTCCTACAGTGACGGTTGTGTCACCTGAACTTACACAATCGGGGACTTTACAAAAAGCTGTTTGTGTTACACATGAACAGAAATTTGAAACTGTAACTGAAATTTCATTGAAAGATGTTAGTTTACATATAACCAATAGCAATCAATCTAGTCCAGCATTAGTGAGACGTGCGTTATCGCCGAGCAGCCCCGAGTGTTTGGATTCTTCTTTTGATGAAATGACGAGTGACGAAGATGAGGCAGCTGATCGTGAGATGGGTGTACAGGTACCGCTGCCATCCCCTAAGCCTGAAGAAGGTGTTAAACAAAAATCTTCACGTGCAGCATCTGGTAGAAGAGAAAGGTCATCTCTTTTACTCAAAGAACAAATTTCTCTGTCACCAGGTCAGAAAAGAAAACACATTGAGTCACTGTCAGAATCATTTAAACCTGGGTCGCCGACAGTTACACGAAGTCAGACATTTAATGAGAAGAGTCCACGACAGAAAGAAAAATTACAAAAACATTCAGGGACTGTTAAACACAGGAGCAGTGTTGTTTCAACTGGTAGTGACTCTGTGAGCAATCAGTCATTGGGTTCTTTTGTTTTTGTGGATAACTCCACTGAGCAG ACATACAGTCGTATGAGAGTCATGACAGAGTTGGAGCTAACAATAGCAACATGTAATGACCTACCGAGAGCCATATCTACACTACCTAATGATAAAAGACATCATGTCATTCAAGAAATCTACTCCAGTGAATGGACATATGTTAATGGACTAGAGATCTTAGTACAG GTTTTCAGGACGCCACTCAAGTCTGTTCTAAATGCTCGAGAGCTGGACAGCATATTTGCTAATGTCGAAGA TCTCTTGTTATTCAATCTCGGTTTACTCTCTAAATTACATGAGCGGCTTTCAGAATGGGATGAGAAGAGTACGATTGGAGACATATTCATATCTAAG TTTACTCACCAGCACAAAACAATGTACACTGTTTACTGTAACAATTATGACAATGCTGAACAAGTGTTACTCAAGCTGATGAAAAGgagaaaagattttgaaactgCAGTCAAT AGTTGTTTGAGTAATCCTCGGGTGATGAAGGGATTACGAACTGATTCCTTTCTTATTACACCAGTTCAGAGAATAACCAAGTACAAGTTATTGatagag GACCTCATCAAGAGCACTCCTTCCGATCACGAAGACTACGTGTGTTTAGTAGGAGCACTACACACACTGACTGAACTAGCAGAATACATGAATGCTCAGAGACTGGAAGTTGAGACAGTACAGAAGGTTGAGTCACTGAGGAAGAAATTAGTTGGAATTATG GATATATCCAAAAACCGAGTGATCATCAAAGAGGGCACAATCTGCTTACAGAGTATCAGGAAACCGTACAAG TGTATATTATTCAATGACCTGCTAGTATTTGCACTAAGCAGAGATCGAGAGAGTCGACAGATTGTTGAGTTACAGTTACCATTGGAAGCAGTGTGGGTGGATGACTTGAAGGATCTAGATCCTCAGGGAT CTCATGAGGATGCCATAGAGATATTCACCCCGGACAGACCATATAGGCTGTACACTGGCTCTAAGAATGACAAGAAGTTATGGCTTACTGCATTGAAGGAGACGATTTATAACTTGTTATTGAAACAAGAAAAGTGTGCAGAGAGTGCTGTAAAGGATATTA CTCATCGTAACGCAACTTTTGTCTACGCCACTAGTAATGCTTACATGGGAGATTTCTGTGACGGACGT AGACATGGTTATGGTGAGATGTTCTGGCCCAACAAGACCGTGTATAAG GGTTACTGGGAGGATGATGAGAGGAGTGGCAAAGGGGAGTTAACCTACAACACTGGAGAGGTGTATAATGGTGGATGGAGGGATGATAAGCAAA ATGGGATTGGTACCATTCGGTATAACAATGAAGATGAGTATCGTGGAAGCTGGTATGATGGGATCAAACATGGACTG GGCGACATCTTCTATTCTAACAAGGACAGGTTTCAGGGAACATTCAAAACTGGTCAGATTCATGGACGAGGCAAACTGACTTGTGCTAATGGTCTCACTTATGATGGGGAGTGGCACAACTCGCAG AGAAGTGGGAAGGGTAAACTATCGCTGGTAACAGGAGATGTTTATGA GGGGGACTTCTTTAACAACTTGATCCATGGCAACGGTATGATGAAGTATGCTAATGGTGATGAGTATGATGGACAATGGGTAGCTGGACTG CGTAAAGGAAAGGGTAAACTAGTTAAGAAGAATGGAGAGGTGTACGAGGGACTCTGGGAGAACGACATGAGAACTGGAATGGGAACTGCAGCTTACCCCAACAAAGATGTCTACGAGGGATTGTGGCTCAATGGCCTG CGTCACGGCCAGGGAAGGATGACATTCACAAATGGTGACGTCTACACTGGCAAGTTTGATCATAACGTGATCAGTGGGGAGGGAGAGATGCGGTACAAAGATGGCGGTAGGTACAATGGTGCCTGGAAGAATGGCAAG CATCATGGCTATGGGGTTAAGGTGTACTTTGACAAGGCTACCTACAATG GGGAGTGGAGACACGGATTACGTAGTGGTGAAGGAGAACACATAGCATGTGATGGTACTAGTTATTCTGGCCATTGGCAGTATGACAAG CCTCATGGTAGAGGGAAACTGATCACTCCTTGTGATGAGTACAGCTACGATG GTGAGTGGGTTCATGGATTAAGAGAAGGGAAAGGTTATGAAGTGACGAGGTGTGGTGTTCATGAGGGAGACTGGAGGAGTAACAGCAAACATGGCTCGGGCACAGAACGATCACTTGTGGGTACTGTCTTTGAAGGAAGGTGGTTGTACAATCAGAAAAGTTCAAGAGGAGTGAGGAAAATGGTCCATGGTGAACAACAAGATCAA GTATGGAGCAATGGTAATCTACTGTCTGACAGTATAGGCATGGTCTGTGTTGAGTTACCACAACTACCCCGAATTGACAACTAA